One window of Fusobacterium sp. SYSU M8D902 genomic DNA carries:
- the rimO gene encoding 30S ribosomal protein S12 methylthiotransferase RimO, translating to MKLALISLGCSKNLVDSEHYLGILSKRKGMELTSEVAEADIVIVNTCGFIGDAKEESIETILEVSELRETGNLKKLIVAGCLAQKYSEEILKELPEVDAVIGTGDIDKIERVVDEILADKKVVETTNLTFLANANTERVITTAAHTAYLKISEGCNRACTYCIIPQMRGRLRSRSIEDIVQEAKQLVASGVKEINLLAQETTEYGIDLYGDKKLAALMKELCKIDGLKWLRTYYMHPEYVTDELIEVMKTEEKICKYFDVPIQHVSDNILRNMARAKSGEQVKSVLNRIRTAIPDATIRTTLIVGFPGETEENFQELMEYVREFEFDYAGVFKYSREEDTVAYGLPDQVPEEIKERRYAELVNLQSEIAERKNRKLLGQEIEVMIDGVSSESEYLLEGRTRGQALEIDGKVLTTDGTAKPGEIVKVKFEQNFEYDFVGPIVKNEK from the coding sequence ATGAAATTAGCTTTGATTAGCTTAGGTTGTAGTAAAAATTTGGTAGATAGTGAACACTATTTAGGAATTTTATCTAAAAGAAAGGGCATGGAGCTAACAAGTGAGGTAGCAGAAGCTGACATAGTAATTGTTAATACTTGTGGTTTTATAGGAGATGCAAAAGAGGAGTCAATAGAGACTATTCTAGAAGTAAGTGAACTTAGAGAGACTGGAAACTTAAAAAAATTGATAGTAGCTGGTTGTTTAGCACAAAAATATTCAGAGGAGATATTAAAAGAGCTTCCTGAAGTTGATGCAGTAATAGGAACTGGTGATATAGATAAGATAGAGAGAGTTGTAGATGAGATTTTAGCTGATAAAAAAGTGGTTGAAACAACAAACCTAACTTTCCTAGCTAATGCTAACACAGAGAGAGTTATAACAACTGCAGCACATACAGCTTACTTAAAGATATCAGAAGGGTGTAATAGAGCTTGTACTTACTGTATAATACCACAGATGAGAGGAAGATTAAGAAGTAGAAGTATAGAGGATATAGTACAAGAAGCTAAGCAATTAGTGGCTAGTGGAGTAAAAGAGATAAATCTTTTGGCACAGGAAACTACTGAGTATGGAATTGATCTATATGGAGACAAGAAGCTGGCAGCTCTGATGAAAGAGTTATGTAAGATAGATGGATTAAAATGGTTAAGAACTTATTATATGCACCCAGAGTATGTAACAGATGAGTTAATCGAAGTGATGAAAACTGAAGAGAAGATCTGTAAATACTTTGATGTACCAATACAACATGTTTCAGACAATATATTGAGAAATATGGCTAGAGCAAAGAGTGGAGAACAGGTAAAAAGTGTTTTAAATAGAATAAGAACAGCTATTCCAGATGCTACAATTAGAACAACTCTTATCGTTGGTTTCCCTGGAGAAACAGAGGAGAACTTCCAAGAGTTAATGGAGTATGTAAGAGAGTTCGAGTTTGATTATGCAGGTGTATTCAAATATTCAAGAGAAGAGGATACAGTAGCTTATGGATTACCTGATCAGGTTCCAGAAGAGATAAAAGAGAGAAGATATGCAGAGCTTGTAAATTTACAAAGCGAGATAGCAGAGAGAAAAAATAGAAAATTACTAGGACAAGAGATAGAAGTTATGATAGATGGTGTTTCTAGTGAAAGTGAGTACCTATTAGAAGGAAGAACAAGAGGACAGGCATTGGAGATAGATGGAAAAGTTCTAACAACTGATGGTACAGCAAAACCTGGGGAAATTGTTAAAGTTAAGTTTGAACAGAATTTTGAGTATGATTTTGTTGGACCAATAGTAAAAAATGAAAAATAG